The DNA window CTACGAGCTGAGTCTGGCTTTGACGATTTCGCTGACGGCCTTGCCGTCGATGCGGCCCTTGAAGCGGGCCATCACCGCCTGCATCACCTTGCCCATCTCCTTGGGGCCGGACGCGCCGGTCTCCGCGATGGCGGCGTCAACGGCGGCGGCCGTCTCCTCGGGGGTGAGCTGGGTGGGCATGTAGGCCTTGAGGACGGCCAATTCGGCCTCCTCGCGCTCGGCCATGGCCGCGCGGCCGCCCTGGCGGAACTGCTCGATGGACTCCAGGCGCTGCTTGACCTGCCTCCCGATCACCTCGAGGACCTCCTCGTCGGTGAGCGGACGCAAAAGCTCCACCTGGCGGTTCTTGATGGCCGTCTTGAGCATTCTCAAGACGGCCACCCGAACCTCTTCCTTGGCCTTGTAGGCCGAAAGAAAGTCTTTCTCTATCTGTTCTTGCAGATTCATTACATTTGGTTGATCTTGCGCATTTTCTTGAGCAGACGCTTGCGGGCCGCCGCTTTCTTCTTCTTGCGCATGACGCTGGGCTTCTCGTAATGCTGACGCTTTTTCAGCTCGGAGAGGATGCCGGCCTTCTCGACCTGCTTCTTGAAACGACGCAGGGAGATGTCGAAGTTGTCGGACTCTTCAAGGTAAACACCGGGCAAAGAAATCACCCCCTCTCTCGGTCCGGCCTGTGGCCGGACGCCCGTGGAATTTCGCGATGCCTAACCAAGGCCTGATAGCCCGGCTTCGGCAAAGGAGCAAGCACTATTTCGGGCAGCGCCCGTAAAACGAGTCCGCCCGGCATTCCTGCCGGGCGGATGGAATTCGCACGTCCCCTCGGGCTGATCGAAAACCGTCTCGCGTCACGATGTCCCACCATCCGGCAGGATTAACTGCCGCAGACGCTCGCCCGGCTCAAAACGAGGGAACAAAGGAGAGGTTCATGCCGCGTTCAAGGGGCAGCATGCCCTTTCACCCCCGAAAGTTATTTCACGGAGTCCTTGAGCAGCTTGCCGGGGCGGAACTTGACCACCTTGGAAGCGGGGATCTTGATCTCGGCGCCGGTACGGGGGTTGCGGCCGGTGCGGGCCTGGCGCTCTTCAACCATGAAGGTGCCAAAGCCAGTCAGGGTGAGCTTGCCATCGGCAACCAGGGTGGCCTCGACGGCCTCCAGGAAGGCGTTCAGGGCGCGTTCGGCGTTGGCCTTGGTGATGCCGGCCTTCTCAGCAATTTTGACTACCAGATCAGCCTTCGTCATCGGTCCTCTCCTCCTCGGGTTCTGTTTCGATACGCAGCAGACGTATCGTGACTAGCATGGGCGGTTTTTGGTTGGCAACCGCCAAAACCCGCGCCCCGCGCTGATTGCGGGGCTTGGCGTTCCGGCGGAAGACTGGTCAGCCTTATAGCAATAGCAGGCCGATGTCCAGGGGGAAGGCCCTGTTTTCCTTACTCCTGGCCAACAATTGCCTCTACCGGGGCCGAAGATTCCCCTCATCGGACATCCTCTATGCCGACGGCGTCCATCAATCCGGCGATTTGTCCGGGCGACAGCTCCTCGGGGCGGCACACGGGCGAGAGCCCCTGGGCATCCAGATAAGCGCGGGCCGGGTCTCCGAGGCTTTTGCCCAGGATGGAGCCCAGCTGTTTGCGGCGCTGGCTGAATATGCGTTTGATGAACGCCGAAATCCTCTCCGGATGGGCCGGACGCTGCTCGACGGGAAGGGGCGTGAAACCGACCACGGCCGAATCCACCTTGGGCCTGGGGTGGAACACCCCCGGCCCCACCTTGAACAGAACGTGCGCCTCCACATGGCTCTGCAGCCACACGGAGAGCCCGCCGTAATCGCGGGTGCGCGGCACGGCCGCGATGCGCTGGGCCACCTCCCACTGCACCATGAACACCGCCCTGGCGAAGCGGGTGGCCTGGCTGGCCAAATCCCACATGATGGGCGAGGCCACGTTGTAGGGCAGGTTGCCCACCACGCGTATGCCGGGCAGCCGGTCCAGGCGTTCCCAGTCGAAGCGCAGGGCGTCGGCGTTGACCACTTCCAGTTCCGGCCAGCGGGCCTTGAGGGCCGGGGCCAGGTCCCTGTCCTTCTCCAGGGCCAGCACGTGCGCCGCGCCGCTTTCCAGCAGGTGCTCGGTCAGCGCGCCGCGTCCGGGCCCGATCTCGAGCACCGTGTCCCCCGGGCGGATGCCCAACGCGGCCACGATCTTGCGGGCCACGTTGGGATCGGCCAGGAAGTTCTGCCCCAGGCTCTTCTTGGGCCTTGCGAATCCTTCGTGCTTCACGCTTGGCTCGCAGTGAGGGCCTGGTCGAGGTCGGCGATGATGTCCTTGGCGGATTCCAGGCCCACGGAGATGCGCACCAGGTCCGGGCTGACGCCGGCATCCAGCTGTTCCTGCGGGGTGAGCTGGGAATGCGTGGTGCTGGCCGGGTGGATCACCAGGGTCTTGGCGTCAAGGATGTTGGCCAGGTGCGAACAGAGCTTCACCGATTCGATGAACTTCGTTCCTGCCGCAAGCCCGCCCTTGACCCCGAAGCCGAACACCGCGCCCGGCCCCAGCGGGAAGTAGCGGGCGGAGCGGTCGTGGTCCTTGTGGCCGGGCAGGCCCGCGTAGTTCACGAAGCTCACGGCGGGGTGGGCGCTCAGGAAATTGGCCACGGCCAGGGCGTTCTCGCAGTGGGCCCTGGCGCGCAGGGGCAGGGTCTCCACCCCCTGAAGGATCAGGAAGGCGTTGAGCGGAGCGAGGCAGGCCCCGGTGTCGCGCAACATGCCGCAGCGCGCCTTGAGCGTGAAGGCCATGCACTTGAGCGCACCTTCCTCCAGCCCGCAGAAGCTCTTGTAGAAGTTGACGCCGTGGTAGGTGGGGTCCGGCTCGGTGATTTCAGGGAATTTCCCCCCCTGGGCCCAGTCGAAGGCGCCCTTCTCCACGATGGCCCCGCCGATGGAGTTGCCGTGGCCGCCGATGATCTTGGTCAGGGAATAGACGCAGATGTCGGCACCGTAATCGAAGGGATTGAAAATGGGCGGCGGAGCCACGGTGTTGTCCACCACCAGGGGCAGCCCGTGCTCGTGGGCCACCGCGGCCAGGGCTTCCATGTCGTCCACGTTGCAGCGCGGGTTGCCTATGGACTCTGTGTAGACCAGCCGGGTGTTGGCATCGATGGCCCGGGCCACGGCCGCGGGGTCGGAGGTGTCCACGAAGCGGGCCTCTATGCCGAAGCGCTTCAAGGTGTGGGCGAAGAGCGTCACCGTGCCGCCGTAGAGGTTCGAACCGGTGACGAAGTTCTGCCCCGCCTGGGTGATGGTGGTCACGGCGGCGAAGATGGCAGCCATGCCCGAGGCGAAGCACAGCCCTGCCGAACCGCCGTGCATGGCGGCCAGCCTGTTCTCCAGCACCTCGTTGGTGGGGTTCATGATCCTTGAATATATGTAGCCGAACTCCTTGAGGGCGAAGAGATTCGCCGCGTGCTCGGTGTCGCGGAAGGTGTAGGACGTGGTCTGATAGATGGGCACGGCCCTGGAGCGCGTCTGGCAGTCGGGGGACTGCCCGGCGTGCAGGGCCAGTGTTTCGATACCGGGTTTGTCTGCGCTCATGGCTTTTCTCCTTGCAGAGTATGCACCAGCGTCTACCCGCGCCAAGGGCAAAAGAAAAGAGGGTTGAGCAAAGGGCTGGGAAAAGGGTATCTTCAAACCATAGCCATGAACATCCTCAAAAAATTATACTCCGCCCTGACGGAGAGGAAGCCCCCCATGCCCGAACCGAAGCAAGACTACACATGGTACCTGCCGGAAAAGAGCCGTGAACAGCTCAGCGTCATCTTCCGGGAGATGCAGGAGCCTGTGAACCTGCACGTCTTCACCCAGAAGGGGGTGGGTGACCTCTACAACGAGTTCCTGCTGCACTTCCTGGAGGACGTGGCCCACCTCACGGACAAGATCATCCTGCACCGCCACGCCCTGGGCGACGAGGCGGCCCAGGCGCACGGCGTCACCTACTCCCCCACCCTGCTCGTGGA is part of the Fundidesulfovibrio soli genome and encodes:
- the rpsU gene encoding 30S ribosomal protein S21, translating into MPGVYLEESDNFDISLRRFKKQVEKAGILSELKKRQHYEKPSVMRKKKKAAARKRLLKKMRKINQM
- a CDS encoding HU family DNA-binding protein: MTKADLVVKIAEKAGITKANAERALNAFLEAVEATLVADGKLTLTGFGTFMVEERQARTGRNPRTGAEIKIPASKVVKFRPGKLLKDSVK
- the rsmA gene encoding 16S rRNA (adenine(1518)-N(6)/adenine(1519)-N(6))-dimethyltransferase RsmA; translated protein: MKHEGFARPKKSLGQNFLADPNVARKIVAALGIRPGDTVLEIGPGRGALTEHLLESGAAHVLALEKDRDLAPALKARWPELEVVNADALRFDWERLDRLPGIRVVGNLPYNVASPIMWDLASQATRFARAVFMVQWEVAQRIAAVPRTRDYGGLSVWLQSHVEAHVLFKVGPGVFHPRPKVDSAVVGFTPLPVEQRPAHPERISAFIKRIFSQRRKQLGSILGKSLGDPARAYLDAQGLSPVCRPEELSPGQIAGLMDAVGIEDVR
- a CDS encoding O-acetylhomoserine aminocarboxypropyltransferase/cysteine synthase family protein — translated: MSADKPGIETLALHAGQSPDCQTRSRAVPIYQTTSYTFRDTEHAANLFALKEFGYIYSRIMNPTNEVLENRLAAMHGGSAGLCFASGMAAIFAAVTTITQAGQNFVTGSNLYGGTVTLFAHTLKRFGIEARFVDTSDPAAVARAIDANTRLVYTESIGNPRCNVDDMEALAAVAHEHGLPLVVDNTVAPPPIFNPFDYGADICVYSLTKIIGGHGNSIGGAIVEKGAFDWAQGGKFPEITEPDPTYHGVNFYKSFCGLEEGALKCMAFTLKARCGMLRDTGACLAPLNAFLILQGVETLPLRARAHCENALAVANFLSAHPAVSFVNYAGLPGHKDHDRSARYFPLGPGAVFGFGVKGGLAAGTKFIESVKLCSHLANILDAKTLVIHPASTTHSQLTPQEQLDAGVSPDLVRISVGLESAKDIIADLDQALTASQA
- a CDS encoding GatB/YqeY domain-containing protein, producing the protein MNLQEQIEKDFLSAYKAKEEVRVAVLRMLKTAIKNRQVELLRPLTDEEVLEVIGRQVKQRLESIEQFRQGGRAAMAEREEAELAVLKAYMPTQLTPEETAAAVDAAIAETGASGPKEMGKVMQAVMARFKGRIDGKAVSEIVKARLSS